One Bacillota bacterium genomic region harbors:
- the wecB gene encoding UDP-N-acetylglucosamine 2-epimerase (non-hydrolyzing), which translates to MQKLKVAIVFGTRPDAIKMAPLVKELKRSNEIETIVCVTAQHRQMLDQVLDIFNIVPNYDLNIMQDRQSLEHITTKSLEGTASVFEEVKPHIVLVHGDTTTCFSASLAAFYKKIKVGHVEAGLRTFDKYYPFPEEMNRRLTGVLADFHFAPTSSNKSNLLKEGIDEEKIYVTGNTVIDALKTTVKKDYIFHSEKLHEVDFANKRIITVEAHRRENLGTPLENICTAVKAIADKYDNIKIVYPVHLNPAVREVVRNILGNHPKVHLIDPIDVQDMHNLIAKSYMVMTDSGGLQEEAPSLGKPVLVLRNETERPEAVKAGTVALAGTDRDNIVALAFKLLDSEDEYNRMAKAVNPYGDGNASERIVKALLYEFGISNEKPEEFGQGAVTGRIFYV; encoded by the coding sequence ATGCAAAAATTAAAAGTAGCAATAGTTTTCGGCACAAGGCCTGATGCCATAAAAATGGCTCCCCTTGTAAAAGAGCTTAAGAGAAGCAATGAAATTGAGACTATTGTATGTGTTACGGCGCAGCACAGGCAGATGCTTGACCAGGTCCTTGATATTTTTAATATAGTCCCCAATTATGACCTTAATATAATGCAGGACAGGCAAAGCTTAGAACATATTACAACCAAATCACTGGAAGGCACGGCTTCCGTTTTCGAAGAAGTAAAACCCCATATAGTACTTGTCCATGGTGACACCACAACCTGTTTTTCTGCAAGCCTTGCCGCCTTTTACAAAAAGATAAAAGTAGGTCATGTAGAAGCAGGGTTGAGGACCTTCGATAAATACTATCCCTTCCCTGAAGAAATGAATAGGAGGCTTACAGGGGTATTGGCGGATTTTCATTTTGCCCCTACCTCTTCAAATAAATCCAATTTACTGAAAGAAGGTATAGATGAAGAAAAGATATATGTTACGGGCAATACAGTTATAGATGCCCTGAAAACAACAGTCAAAAAAGATTATATATTCCACAGCGAAAAACTCCATGAAGTAGATTTCGCTAATAAAAGGATAATAACTGTAGAAGCTCACAGGCGGGAAAATCTAGGGACTCCATTGGAGAATATCTGCACAGCTGTTAAAGCAATTGCAGATAAATATGACAATATAAAAATAGTATATCCTGTACATCTTAACCCTGCCGTTAGGGAAGTTGTCCGGAATATACTTGGAAACCATCCAAAGGTGCATCTTATAGACCCTATTGATGTACAGGACATGCACAACCTTATTGCCAAATCCTACATGGTTATGACCGACTCAGGAGGTCTCCAGGAGGAAGCCCCCTCTCTCGGGAAGCCGGTCCTTGTACTCAGGAATGAAACTGAAAGGCCGGAAGCGGTAAAAGCCGGAACAGTAGCTCTGGCCGGCACCGACAGGGATAATATTGTTGCCCTTGCTTTTAAGCTGCTGGATAGTGAAGATGAATATAACAGGATGGCAAAAGCAGTTAACCCTTATGGAGATGGCAACGCCTCAGAAAGAATCGTAAAGGCCCTTCTCTACGAATTCGGCATTAGCAATGAAAAGCCCGAAGAATTCGGGCAAGGGGCTGTTACAGGGCGCATTTTTTATGTATGA